In Vicingus serpentipes, the following are encoded in one genomic region:
- a CDS encoding DUF2452 domain-containing protein, with amino-acid sequence MKIELSDLMEWDERYRLKFVNSLSGYKGVHLIGTQNKNKETNLAIFNSIVHIGSSPPLIGFIMRPLTVERNTYNNIKETRYYTINHVHKSFLKKAHYTSAKFPTDVSEFEACNLTPEYSNSFSAPFVGESTIKLGLKLIDDKEIQVNGTRLIIGEVQEVFIDENYIEEDGQIDLALSNDVCVTGLNQYSSVNKFKNIPYARVEEAPNFKQKERPDNVVFDDETQTYNANLLPYGTNIGAPSIQASGVSTWINTSVTSFNHTFKNKIELIKSDYQALINEYEINDMLYKADMSFEPIVGKVYHLYFSDKKGKNFLSLIPPSSWKMEHIGSYVLNNDKTWKKVIDES; translated from the coding sequence ATGAAAATTGAATTGTCGGATTTAATGGAGTGGGATGAACGTTATCGTTTAAAGTTTGTTAATTCTCTATCAGGCTATAAAGGTGTGCACTTAATTGGTACTCAAAACAAGAATAAAGAAACCAACTTAGCTATTTTTAATTCCATAGTTCATATTGGCTCTTCGCCACCATTAATAGGCTTTATAATGCGACCACTAACAGTTGAGCGGAATACCTATAACAATATAAAGGAAACAAGATATTACACGATTAATCATGTTCATAAATCATTTTTAAAAAAGGCACATTATACATCGGCGAAATTTCCTACTGATGTTTCAGAATTTGAGGCATGTAACTTAACCCCTGAATATTCGAATTCCTTTTCAGCCCCTTTTGTAGGTGAAAGCACAATAAAATTAGGGTTAAAACTTATTGATGATAAGGAAATTCAAGTAAATGGAACTCGATTAATTATTGGAGAAGTTCAAGAAGTATTTATTGATGAAAATTATATAGAAGAAGATGGTCAAATTGATTTAGCATTGTCGAACGATGTTTGTGTAACGGGATTAAATCAATATTCGAGTGTAAATAAGTTTAAAAACATACCTTATGCAAGAGTAGAGGAGGCTCCTAATTTTAAACAAAAAGAACGCCCAGATAACGTTGTTTTTGATGATGAAACTCAAACATATAATGCAAACTTATTGCCCTATGGAACAAATATAGGCGCACCTAGTATTCAGGCATCAGGAGTTTCTACATGGATTAATACCAGTGTAACTAGTTTCAACCATACCTTTAAAAACAAAATTGAATTAATAAAAAGTGATTATCAAGCTTTGATTAATGAATATGAAATAAATGATATGCTTTATAAAGCAGATATGAGTTTTGAACCCATTGTTGGAAAAGTATATCATCTCTATTTTTCTGATAAAAAAGGCAAGAATTTTCTTTCATTGATTCCTCCATCGAGTTGGAAAATGGAGCATATTGGTTCTTATGTGTTGAATAATGATAAAACTTGGAAAAAGGTAATAGATGAATCTTGA
- a CDS encoding glyoxalase has product MNLDRKKIRPIIKGLKLNENMSAEEQFQNSTLRPIIKMQHDLLVVYFKNYLIAKKCNFSALSELKKFEFITSAFSKDNSFKAELKGLVIGQFTVDEFKVYITTKNDYNKRILAMIKQRLESVKEVF; this is encoded by the coding sequence ATGAATCTTGATAGAAAAAAAATAAGACCAATAATAAAAGGGTTAAAGCTAAATGAAAATATGAGTGCTGAAGAGCAGTTTCAGAACAGTACTTTAAGGCCAATAATAAAGATGCAACATGATTTATTGGTTGTTTATTTTAAAAATTACCTTATTGCTAAAAAATGCAATTTTAGTGCGTTATCAGAACTAAAAAAGTTCGAGTTTATTACTTCAGCATTTAGCAAAGACAATTCTTTTAAAGCAGAACTTAAAGGATTGGTTATTGGGCAATTTACTGTTGATGAATTTAAAGTTTATATTACTACCAAAAACGATTACAATAAGCGAATCTTAGCAATGATAAAACAGCGTTTAGAGAGTGTGAAGGAAGTATTCTAG
- a CDS encoding methylmalonyl-CoA mutase family protein — protein sequence MEQIEKYIPKNKVRIVTAASLFDGHDAAINIMRRIIQATGCEVIHLGHDRSVEEVVNCAIEEDANAIAMTSYQGGHVEYLKYMFDLLKERGCEHIKIFAGGGGTILPEEIKELQEYGITRIYHPDDGREMGLQGMINDMIQLCDFPTGANLNGEVNHLKEKDVKSIAKLISAAENFPEESKADMDKVHDMATTVKTPVLGITGTGGAGKSSLVDELVRRFLIDFQDKTIAIVSVDPSKRKTGGALLGDRIRMNAIKNDRVYMRSLATRQSNLALSKHVAEALQILKAAEYDLIILETSGIGQSDTEIMDHSDVSLYVMTPEFGAATQLEKIDMLDFADVIAINKFDKRGALDAVRDVKKQYRRNHNQFEIPDEQVPVYGTIASQFNDPGMNSLYKVIMDKLVEKTNTELKSSFEITQEMSEKIFVIPPSRTRYLSEISENNRGYDKWVNEQVALADKLDAITRTIATLSDSEEDVKKVLQATFDKIKLDFDPKNMLIIEQWEEKVQKYKDPVYKFKVRDKELSIETHSESLSHLQIPKVALPKYKGWGDVLRWSLQENVPGEFPYTAGLFPFKREGEDPTRMFAGEGGPERTNRRFHYVSLGMPAKRLSTAFDSVTLYGNDPDLRPDIYGKIGNSGVSICCLDDAKKLYSGFDLSHALTSVSMTINGPAPMLLGFFMNAAIDQNCEKYIKENGLEKEVEVKIAAIYKAKGTTRPAYQGELPQGNDGLGLMLLGVTGDQVLPADVYEKIKTETLTKVRGTVQADILKEDQAQNTCIFSTEFALRLMGDVQEYFIENGVRNFYSVSISGYHIAEAGANPITQLALTLSNGFTYVEYYLSRGMDINAFGPNLSFFFSNGIDPEYAVIGRVARRIWAKALAKKYGANPRAQMLKYHIQTSGRSLHAQEIDFNDIRTTLQALYAIYDNCNSLHTNAYDEAITTPTEESVRRAMAIQLIINRELGLAKNENPIQGAFIIEELTDLVEEAVLTEFDRITERGGVLGAMETMYQRSKIQEESLYYETLKHNGEFPIIGVNTFLSSKGSPTVTPKEVIRATEEEKQYQINMLEQLHKGNENVVAEQLSKLQKAAVQNENVFELLMEASKYCSLGQITDALFMVGGQYRRNM from the coding sequence GATTTGTTAAAAGAGAGAGGATGCGAGCACATAAAAATATTTGCTGGTGGTGGTGGAACTATCTTACCTGAAGAAATTAAAGAATTACAAGAATACGGTATTACAAGAATTTATCATCCGGATGATGGGCGTGAAATGGGCTTACAAGGAATGATAAATGATATGATTCAGTTGTGCGATTTTCCAACTGGAGCTAATTTAAATGGAGAAGTAAATCATTTAAAAGAAAAAGATGTTAAATCGATTGCTAAGTTAATTTCTGCTGCTGAAAACTTCCCAGAAGAAAGTAAAGCTGACATGGACAAAGTTCATGACATGGCTACAACGGTTAAAACTCCTGTACTTGGAATTACAGGTACTGGTGGAGCGGGTAAATCATCTTTAGTAGATGAATTGGTTCGTCGTTTTTTAATCGATTTTCAAGATAAAACCATTGCTATTGTTTCTGTAGATCCTTCTAAACGTAAAACTGGAGGAGCTTTATTGGGAGATAGAATTAGAATGAATGCCATTAAAAACGATAGAGTTTACATGCGTTCGTTGGCTACTCGTCAAAGTAATTTAGCTTTATCTAAACATGTTGCTGAAGCCTTACAAATTTTAAAAGCTGCGGAATACGATTTAATTATTTTAGAAACTTCTGGTATTGGTCAGTCTGATACAGAAATTATGGACCACTCTGATGTTTCTCTGTATGTAATGACACCAGAATTTGGTGCCGCAACTCAGCTAGAAAAAATCGATATGCTTGATTTTGCTGATGTTATTGCCATCAACAAATTTGACAAACGTGGTGCTTTAGATGCGGTTAGAGATGTGAAAAAACAATACAGACGTAATCACAATCAATTTGAAATACCTGACGAACAAGTTCCAGTTTACGGAACAATTGCTTCTCAGTTTAACGACCCTGGAATGAATTCATTATACAAAGTGATAATGGATAAATTGGTTGAGAAAACAAACACTGAATTAAAATCGAGTTTTGAAATTACCCAAGAAATGTCTGAAAAGATATTTGTAATACCTCCAAGCAGAACACGTTATTTATCTGAAATATCGGAAAACAATAGAGGTTATGATAAATGGGTAAACGAACAAGTTGCACTTGCCGATAAGTTAGATGCAATTACAAGAACTATAGCTACTTTAAGCGATAGCGAAGAAGATGTAAAAAAAGTATTGCAAGCTACTTTTGATAAAATAAAACTAGATTTCGACCCTAAGAATATGCTTATTATTGAGCAATGGGAAGAAAAAGTACAAAAATATAAAGACCCTGTTTACAAGTTTAAAGTAAGAGACAAAGAACTTTCTATCGAAACACATTCGGAAAGTTTATCGCACTTACAAATACCTAAAGTTGCCTTACCAAAATACAAAGGTTGGGGCGATGTATTGCGTTGGAGCTTACAAGAAAATGTACCTGGCGAATTTCCTTACACAGCAGGTTTATTCCCATTTAAACGTGAAGGTGAAGACCCAACACGTATGTTTGCTGGTGAAGGTGGACCAGAACGTACTAACAGACGTTTCCACTACGTAAGTTTAGGAATGCCTGCTAAGCGATTAAGTACTGCTTTCGATTCGGTAACCCTTTACGGAAACGACCCAGATTTAAGACCAGATATTTACGGTAAAATTGGTAACTCAGGTGTTTCTATCTGTTGTTTAGATGATGCTAAAAAATTGTATTCTGGTTTCGATTTATCTCATGCTTTAACTTCGGTTAGTATGACCATAAACGGTCCAGCACCAATGTTGCTTGGCTTTTTTATGAATGCTGCCATCGACCAAAACTGTGAGAAATACATCAAAGAAAATGGTTTAGAAAAAGAAGTAGAAGTAAAAATTGCTGCTATTTACAAAGCAAAAGGAACTACTCGCCCAGCCTACCAAGGCGAATTACCTCAAGGTAACGATGGCTTAGGTTTAATGTTATTGGGTGTAACTGGCGACCAGGTTTTACCAGCCGATGTTTACGAAAAAATTAAAACAGAAACCCTAACCAAAGTTAGAGGAACTGTACAAGCCGATATTTTAAAAGAAGATCAAGCACAAAACACGTGTATTTTCTCAACCGAGTTTGCATTGCGTTTAATGGGAGATGTACAAGAATATTTTATTGAAAATGGTGTACGTAATTTCTACTCGGTATCGATTAGTGGTTACCACATTGCCGAAGCTGGTGCCAACCCAATTACACAATTGGCGTTAACATTAAGTAACGGATTTACTTATGTAGAATATTACCTAAGTAGAGGAATGGACATTAATGCTTTTGGTCCTAACCTATCTTTTTTCTTTAGTAATGGTATTGACCCTGAATATGCTGTAATTGGACGAGTTGCTCGAAGAATTTGGGCAAAAGCCTTAGCGAAAAAATACGGAGCCAACCCAAGAGCACAAATGCTAAAATACCACATACAAACTAGTGGACGAAGCTTACACGCTCAAGAGATTGACTTTAACGATATAAGAACAACGCTACAAGCCTTGTATGCGATTTACGACAACTGTAACTCGTTACACACCAATGCTTATGACGAAGCCATTACAACACCTACCGAAGAAAGTGTACGTAGAGCAATGGCAATACAGTTAATTATTAACCGTGAGTTAGGATTAGCGAAAAACGAAAACCCTATACAAGGAGCGTTTATTATTGAAGAATTAACCGACTTGGTTGAAGAAGCAGTATTAACTGAATTTGATAGAATTACCGAGCGTGGCGGTGTATTAGGTGCTATGGAAACGATGTACCAACGTAGTAAAATACAAGAAGAAAGCTTGTATTACGAAACACTAAAACATAATGGTGAGTTCCCAATTATTGGTGTAAATACTTTCTTAAGCAGTAAAGGCTCGCCAACGGTTACCCCTAAAGAGGTAATACGTGCTACTGAAGAAGAAAAGCAATACCAAATAAACATGTTGGAGCAATTGCACAAAGGCAACGAAAATGTTGTAGCCGAGCAATTAAGCAAACTGCAAAAAGCAGCTGTACAAAACGAAAACGTGTTTGAACTATTAATGGAAGCCAGTAAATATTGCTCTTTAGGACAAATTACAGATGCATTGTTTATGGTAGGTGGGCAATATAGAAGGAATATGTAA
- a CDS encoding BlaI/MecI/CopY family transcriptional regulator: MQELTKAEEQIMLIIWQKKKCFVKEILPELPDPKPAYNTVSTIVRILEKKEFVGYEAFGKTHQYFPIISKEEYKNLKTDNLITSFFGGSTSSMLSFFMKEKKMDIKQIDELLKELKK, from the coding sequence ATGCAAGAATTAACAAAAGCAGAAGAACAAATAATGCTAATTATATGGCAAAAGAAAAAGTGTTTCGTTAAAGAAATACTGCCAGAATTACCTGACCCTAAACCTGCATACAATACAGTTTCTACTATCGTGAGAATACTTGAAAAGAAAGAGTTTGTTGGCTACGAAGCATTTGGGAAAACTCATCAATACTTCCCTATAATTTCAAAAGAAGAATATAAAAATTTAAAAACTGATAACTTAATAACTAGTTTTTTTGGGGGCTCTACTTCTTCAATGCTTTCATTTTTCATGAAAGAAAAGAAAATGGATATTAAACAAATTGATGAGTTACTAAAAGAACTAAAAAAATAA
- a CDS encoding tetratricopeptide repeat protein: MENNGPIISRGDTPKDKVRRILLIMAAFFFIAFYSMYTVITYQDQANYESELTEDWIEDENKLADIINELPSEQTEIEDKGEEVIEEKQKADFYYKRALEKEKLKDYNGADEDYTKTISLAKKYSSEMWNALNNRGIIRAKQFKNYKSALKDFTQIIETETNRVDGNINYTRLEAGYSNRAFVKKMRGDKDGACDDLYLALGVSSESSVKFIEEQINKNCY; the protein is encoded by the coding sequence ATGGAAAATAACGGACCGATAATATCAAGAGGAGATACTCCAAAAGATAAAGTAAGAAGGATATTGTTAATTATGGCAGCTTTCTTTTTTATTGCTTTTTATAGTATGTATACAGTTATTACATATCAAGATCAAGCTAATTATGAAAGTGAATTAACAGAGGATTGGATAGAGGATGAAAATAAATTAGCTGATATAATTAATGAATTACCATCTGAACAAACGGAGATAGAAGATAAGGGAGAAGAAGTAATTGAAGAAAAGCAAAAAGCTGATTTTTATTATAAACGAGCTCTTGAAAAAGAAAAATTAAAGGATTATAATGGGGCTGATGAGGATTATACCAAAACGATAAGTTTAGCTAAAAAGTACAGCTCTGAAATGTGGAATGCCTTAAATAATAGGGGGATAATAAGAGCTAAACAGTTTAAAAACTACAAAAGTGCTTTAAAGGATTTTACTCAAATTATAGAAACGGAAACAAATAGAGTTGATGGGAATATTAATTATACAAGATTAGAAGCTGGTTACAGTAATAGAGCGTTTGTAAAAAAAATGAGAGGAGATAAAGATGGTGCTTGCGATGATTTATATTTAGCCTTAGGAGTTAGTTCTGAAAGTTCTGTCAAATTTATTGAGGAGCAAATAAATAAAAACTGTTATTAA
- a CDS encoding cryptochrome/photolyase family protein codes for MEISVCWFRRDLRLEDNTALYNALNSDYAVLPIFIFDKDILEELPRNDARVNFIHQQLTQINKELGKYKGSLKIYNSSVDEAWEELIKEFNVKEVYINEDYEPYAMQRDERVEQFLASKNIQLKSFTDQVVFKPKQILKDDGLPYTVYTPYKNKWLKHFELNKPQVLPTPNLENLYSSNFNFPSLSDIGFKPSTIQVEDFNLKQLGNYEQTRDVPHLNGTSYLGPHLRFGTVSVRSIISQLKPSDHVFLSELIWREFFIQILVHFPRVVNENFKSKYNGIVWRNNEDEFSRWCEGKTGYPIVDAGMRQLNETGYMHNRVRMVTASFLCKHLLIDWRWGEAYFAEKLLDYELASNNGNWQWSSGTGCDAAPYFRVFNPTSQTQRFDPDMKYIKKWVPELNELTYTPMVDHKMARERALRTYKTGLESFI; via the coding sequence ATGGAGATTTCAGTTTGTTGGTTTAGAAGAGATTTAAGGTTAGAAGATAATACTGCACTTTATAATGCTTTGAATTCTGATTATGCTGTACTTCCCATTTTTATCTTTGATAAAGATATTCTTGAGGAATTGCCTCGAAATGATGCTCGAGTTAATTTTATTCATCAGCAATTAACTCAAATTAATAAGGAGCTTGGTAAATATAAAGGTTCATTAAAGATATATAACTCTTCGGTTGATGAAGCTTGGGAAGAATTAATAAAAGAATTTAATGTAAAAGAGGTTTACATTAATGAAGATTACGAGCCTTATGCAATGCAAAGAGATGAAAGGGTTGAACAATTTTTAGCATCTAAAAATATTCAACTTAAATCTTTTACAGATCAAGTAGTATTTAAGCCAAAACAAATTTTAAAAGATGATGGTTTACCTTATACGGTTTATACACCTTATAAAAACAAATGGTTAAAACATTTTGAGTTAAACAAGCCTCAAGTATTACCGACTCCTAATTTAGAAAACTTATATTCAAGTAATTTTAATTTTCCGAGTTTATCTGATATAGGTTTTAAACCATCAACAATACAAGTAGAAGATTTTAACCTTAAACAGTTAGGTAATTATGAACAAACTAGAGATGTCCCCCATTTAAACGGAACAAGCTATTTAGGTCCTCATTTGCGTTTTGGGACAGTGAGTGTTCGTTCAATAATTAGTCAGCTAAAACCTTCCGACCATGTTTTTTTAAGTGAATTGATATGGAGAGAATTTTTTATTCAAATATTAGTTCATTTTCCGAGGGTTGTAAATGAAAATTTTAAGAGTAAATACAATGGCATAGTATGGAGAAACAACGAAGATGAATTTTCTCGTTGGTGCGAAGGTAAAACAGGTTACCCAATAGTTGATGCGGGGATGAGACAATTAAATGAGACAGGATATATGCACAATAGAGTGAGGATGGTAACAGCCAGTTTTTTGTGTAAACATTTATTAATTGATTGGCGATGGGGAGAAGCCTATTTTGCTGAAAAATTACTAGATTATGAGTTGGCTTCCAATAATGGAAATTGGCAGTGGTCTTCGGGAACAGGTTGCGATGCAGCACCTTATTTTAGAGTGTTTAATCCAACTTCACAAACACAAAGGTTTGACCCTGATATGAAATACATTAAAAAGTGGGTGCCAGAATTAAATGAACTAACTTATACTCCAATGGTTGATCATAAAATGGCAAGAGAAAGAGCACTGCGAACATATAAAACCGGTTTAGAAAGTTTTATTTAA
- a CDS encoding DUF6370 family protein: MKNIVLLISVVLLSLTTQAQKKENTYKVIAACGTCNFNMSSPTGCALAIQVAGKYYWVDGSTLQDHGNEHNANGMCKVTRKAEVQGTFKGNRFNAKSFALLPDKKKK, from the coding sequence ATGAAAAATATAGTATTACTTATTTCTGTTGTATTATTAAGCTTAACAACTCAAGCTCAAAAAAAAGAAAATACCTATAAAGTTATAGCAGCCTGCGGCACTTGTAATTTCAATATGAGTTCGCCAACTGGTTGTGCGCTGGCTATACAAGTTGCTGGCAAATATTATTGGGTAGATGGTAGTACATTACAAGACCATGGCAATGAACACAACGCTAATGGGATGTGTAAAGTAACCCGAAAAGCAGAGGTTCAAGGCACTTTTAAAGGCAACCGTTTTAACGCTAAGTCTTTTGCTTTGCTACCTGATAAGAAGAAAAAATAG
- a CDS encoding tetratricopeptide repeat protein, whose protein sequence is MKKIAFIIVLILLFSIKAKSSNIDSLISVLPSLNDSGKISILFNLSRELTYQEPLKSKKYVDEALAILKKTNDTLSTFYARFHTQLGVLEKNKGNFNEAAIYQHIALKIHEQIGEPNNRYKASVYNDLGIIYKTLQNWSSALNYYKKSNQLCKELDLLQGVLMTYNNIGTVLIQLNETDSAQLYYNKAYDLSLEMEDLYGQALTLNNLGELLVTIGDSKGALKKFEEALKMDRLSGDRFGIVSTLINLGTLEQEMGKISDAEKHLKEGVEIAKQQEAKLLIAQTQKSLSLIYESQNNFKNAYFSLKESEILNDSIFNEEKNKQITELEAKYQNEKKQQEIELQQAKLNEQDAALEKKKVEKKLYIYVIIFGILIILILIYGWNLKRKDNDALSIKNIEIEQQRLTLEEKNIEITDSIHYAKRIQSAILPPQKIVKEYLQKSFILYKPKDIVAGDFYWLEHKENKVLFAACDCTGHGVPGAMVSVVCNNGLNRSVRENGLTDPAEILNKTREIVIEEFEKSEDDVKDGMDIALCSLEGNTLKYAGANNPLWIIRKDATEVEEIKADKQPIGKYSEPQPYTTHTIELNEGDTIYIFSDGYADQFGGEKGKKLKTVNFKKLLLSIQKEDIEKQRELIDKSFEEWKGNLDQLDDICVIGVRI, encoded by the coding sequence ATGAAAAAAATTGCTTTTATAATCGTTCTAATTTTGCTTTTTTCAATCAAGGCAAAATCGTCAAATATTGATAGTTTAATTAGTGTTCTTCCTAGTTTAAATGATAGTGGTAAAATTTCAATACTATTTAATTTATCACGAGAATTAACTTACCAAGAGCCTTTAAAATCTAAAAAATATGTTGATGAAGCTTTAGCAATCCTAAAAAAAACTAATGATACTTTATCTACATTTTATGCACGATTTCATACCCAACTTGGTGTTTTAGAAAAAAACAAAGGAAATTTTAACGAAGCTGCTATTTACCAGCATATTGCACTGAAAATTCATGAGCAAATAGGTGAACCTAACAACCGCTATAAAGCCAGTGTTTATAATGATTTAGGAATTATCTATAAAACACTACAAAATTGGTCGTCAGCTTTAAACTATTACAAAAAATCAAATCAACTATGTAAGGAATTAGATTTACTCCAAGGTGTTTTAATGACCTATAACAACATTGGTACTGTGCTAATTCAATTAAATGAAACAGATAGTGCTCAGTTATACTACAATAAAGCATATGATTTAAGTTTAGAAATGGAAGATTTATATGGTCAAGCCTTAACCTTAAATAATTTAGGTGAGTTATTGGTAACAATTGGAGACTCTAAAGGAGCGCTTAAAAAGTTTGAAGAGGCACTTAAAATGGATAGATTATCGGGTGATCGATTCGGAATTGTTTCAACCTTAATTAACCTTGGAACTTTAGAACAAGAAATGGGTAAAATTTCGGATGCTGAAAAACATTTAAAAGAAGGTGTTGAAATTGCAAAGCAACAAGAAGCTAAACTCCTTATTGCTCAAACGCAAAAATCATTATCACTTATTTACGAATCTCAAAACAATTTTAAAAATGCTTATTTCTCTCTAAAAGAATCAGAGATCTTAAATGATTCAATATTTAACGAAGAAAAAAACAAACAAATTACTGAGCTCGAGGCAAAATATCAGAATGAAAAAAAACAACAAGAAATAGAATTGCAACAAGCAAAATTAAATGAACAAGATGCTGCTCTTGAAAAGAAAAAAGTAGAAAAGAAACTATACATCTACGTGATCATATTTGGTATCTTAATTATTCTAATCTTAATCTATGGCTGGAATTTAAAAAGAAAAGACAATGATGCCCTAAGTATTAAAAATATTGAAATTGAACAGCAACGTCTTACCCTTGAAGAAAAAAATATAGAAATAACAGATAGTATTCACTATGCGAAAAGAATTCAATCTGCCATTTTACCACCTCAAAAAATTGTGAAAGAATACCTTCAAAAAAGTTTTATTCTTTACAAACCTAAAGACATTGTTGCTGGAGACTTTTATTGGTTAGAACATAAAGAAAACAAAGTACTTTTTGCTGCCTGCGATTGCACAGGACATGGTGTTCCAGGTGCAATGGTTAGTGTGGTTTGTAATAATGGGTTAAATAGATCGGTTAGAGAAAATGGATTAACTGACCCTGCTGAAATATTGAATAAAACCCGTGAAATTGTAATAGAAGAGTTTGAGAAAAGCGAAGATGATGTAAAGGATGGAATGGACATCGCTTTATGCTCGTTGGAAGGAAATACTTTAAAATATGCGGGTGCTAATAACCCTTTATGGATTATTAGAAAAGATGCCACTGAAGTAGAAGAAATAAAAGCCGACAAACAACCTATTGGTAAATATTCTGAACCTCAACCCTACACTACTCATACCATAGAACTTAATGAAGGTGATACTATTTATATCTTCTCTGATGGCTACGCCGACCAGTTTGGCGGAGAAAAAGGTAAAAAATTAAAAACGGTAAACTTTAAAAAACTACTATTATCCATTCAAAAGGAGGATATAGAAAAGCAACGAGAACTGATTGATAAATCTTTTGAAGAATGGAAAGGTAATTTAGATCAACTAGATGATATTTGTGTTATTGGAGTTAGAATCTAG
- a CDS encoding M56 family metallopeptidase has translation MESLFYLLKTGIIYSLFYLFYFLFFRNNTNFQVNRFYLLLSLPLSFIIPIIKTSVTVSSNFQAILPTIELSNISKQSTSFNWSYILIIAYISIASLLFFRLIFSIYKTLKTIKQINKGEITEVLPFSFFGYIHIPTNLPKEDRAAVFHHEQIHSNQLHSLDILIYELSKILLWWNPFIWMGLNSVKCNHEFIADKFASQKSNKYSSILVAQLLGVNCSALANNFNYKPLIKRRIIMMKSKKSNRLSVLKYALVVPVIALTTLAFNNKEVKVMSEKTTKLQHTDKVYEKVDKMPEFEGGQQGLMNYLMKEIKYPEQSKKDNIEGKVFIEFIVGDEGAIKNVKVLKSVNSELDKEATRVISKMPNWTPGEHEGKKVNVKLVLPIMFQL, from the coding sequence ATGGAAAGTTTATTCTATTTATTAAAAACAGGTATTATTTATAGTTTATTCTATTTGTTTTACTTTTTGTTTTTCAGAAACAACACTAATTTTCAAGTAAACCGATTTTATCTTTTACTCTCTTTGCCCCTATCTTTTATTATTCCTATTATAAAAACAAGCGTTACAGTTTCTAGTAATTTTCAAGCAATTTTACCAACCATAGAATTATCAAACATCTCAAAACAAAGCACTTCATTTAATTGGAGTTACATATTAATAATAGCTTACATTTCTATAGCCTCTTTGCTATTTTTTCGCCTAATTTTCTCAATATATAAAACACTCAAAACTATTAAACAAATTAATAAAGGAGAAATAACTGAAGTTTTACCCTTTTCCTTTTTTGGATACATTCATATCCCTACAAACCTTCCTAAAGAAGATAGAGCTGCTGTTTTTCACCATGAACAAATTCACTCAAACCAATTACACTCTTTAGACATATTGATATACGAATTAAGTAAAATTCTACTGTGGTGGAATCCCTTTATATGGATGGGGCTAAACTCGGTAAAATGTAACCATGAATTTATTGCCGATAAATTTGCCTCACAAAAATCAAATAAATATTCATCAATTCTTGTTGCTCAACTGCTTGGTGTGAATTGCAGTGCGTTAGCAAACAATTTTAATTATAAACCATTAATAAAAAGGAGAATTATTATGATGAAGTCCAAAAAATCAAACCGTTTAAGCGTTTTAAAATACGCTTTAGTTGTGCCTGTAATTGCATTAACTACACTTGCCTTTAACAATAAGGAGGTAAAAGTTATGTCTGAAAAAACAACTAAACTACAACATACCGATAAGGTATATGAAAAAGTTGATAAAATGCCCGAATTTGAAGGGGGGCAACAAGGGCTAATGAATTATTTAATGAAAGAAATTAAATATCCTGAACAATCTAAAAAAGATAATATAGAAGGCAAAGTTTTTATTGAATTTATTGTTGGAGATGAAGGAGCAATAAAAAACGTGAAAGTTTTAAAGTCGGTTAATTCTGAATTAGATAAAGAAGCAACTAGAGTTATTTCTAAAATGCCAAATTGGACACCTGGTGAACATGAAGGCAAAAAGGTTAATGTAAAATTAGTGTTGCCTATTATGTTTCAACTATAA